One segment of Amycolatopsis alba DSM 44262 DNA contains the following:
- a CDS encoding MCE family protein — MGRHFTLSDLGAHAKRRAWMRRLALAVVAGLLVTAAWPLVTRQADRVLTGYFTATVGVYPNTEVRVLGVPIGSVTKVEPKATNVEVTMSVRPDVKLPADVGAVVITPSLVADRYVQLTPVYLGGPELGADARIPPERTVTPVEVDELLGSLNQLMTALGPKGANRDGAVSDVLTKAATYLDGNGGKLGEAIKNLGEFARTASDSKDDLFNSVDNISKFTAMLASNDGKVKEAIQQISSISKILADQRDQFSGAMTELTEALSVVQGFIKDNRGKVKSDVDKLAEITKTLSQQKASLSEALDAAPNALANVLGAYNQGAGTLDGRGNITEFSGAK; from the coding sequence ATGGGGCGCCACTTCACGCTGTCCGATCTCGGAGCCCACGCCAAGCGGCGTGCCTGGATGCGGCGGCTCGCGCTCGCCGTCGTCGCGGGGCTGCTCGTCACGGCGGCCTGGCCCCTGGTGACCAGGCAGGCCGACCGCGTCCTGACCGGGTACTTCACCGCGACCGTCGGGGTGTACCCGAACACCGAGGTCCGTGTGCTCGGCGTCCCGATCGGTTCGGTGACCAAGGTCGAGCCGAAGGCCACGAACGTCGAGGTGACGATGTCGGTGCGGCCCGACGTGAAACTGCCCGCCGACGTCGGCGCCGTCGTGATCACGCCGAGCCTGGTCGCCGACCGGTACGTGCAGCTCACCCCGGTGTACCTCGGCGGGCCGGAGCTGGGCGCCGACGCCCGGATCCCGCCCGAGCGCACCGTGACCCCAGTGGAGGTCGACGAACTCCTCGGCAGCCTCAACCAGCTGATGACCGCGCTGGGGCCGAAGGGCGCGAACCGGGACGGCGCGGTCAGCGACGTCCTGACCAAGGCCGCGACCTACCTCGACGGCAACGGCGGCAAACTCGGCGAGGCGATCAAGAACCTCGGCGAGTTCGCCAGGACGGCGAGCGACTCCAAGGACGACCTGTTCAACTCGGTCGACAACATCAGCAAGTTCACCGCGATGCTCGCCTCGAACGACGGCAAGGTGAAAGAGGCGATCCAGCAGATCTCCTCGATCAGCAAGATCCTGGCCGATCAGCGGGACCAGTTCTCCGGCGCGATGACCGAGCTCACCGAGGCGCTCAGCGTCGTCCAGGGCTTCATCAAGGACAACCGGGGCAAGGTCAAGTCCGATGTGGACAAACTCGCCGAGATCACCAAGACGCTCAGTCAGCAGAAGGCGTCGCTGAGCGAGGCGCTCGACGCCGCGCCGAACGCCCTGGCGAACGTCCTCGGCGCGTACAACCAGGGCGCCGGGACGCTGGACGGCCGAGGGAACATCACCGAATTCTCGGGGGCGAAATGA
- a CDS encoding MCE family protein translates to MKSRLKCAAVLVVTLAATGCSSSVDVYDIPLPGGAALGPHPIRVTASFTNVLDLVPQSGVKVNDVPVGQVRTVDLAPDGRSAIVGLLINGDVNLPANAVARLRQASILGEKFVELAPPDDGTPSGRLADGAVIPIASSSLTPEIEEVFGALSLLLNGGGVAQVQNITRELNDALGGKESAARSLLSNLDTFVRGLDEHKAEITRAIESVNKLAATLNANTDEIKATLNGLTPGIEVLNQQRQALVGMLKSLDGLTSVAVDTVNRSKDDLVADLKALEPLLRRLADSGDKLPKAMEMIFTFPFPDAALDAIRGDYLNTFLTFKNSGGR, encoded by the coding sequence ATGAAGTCCCGGCTCAAGTGCGCGGCCGTCCTGGTCGTCACGCTGGCGGCCACGGGCTGCAGCAGCAGTGTCGACGTCTACGACATCCCGTTGCCCGGCGGTGCCGCGCTGGGTCCGCATCCGATCCGGGTCACCGCGAGTTTCACCAACGTGCTGGACCTCGTGCCGCAGTCCGGGGTGAAGGTCAACGACGTCCCGGTCGGCCAGGTGCGGACGGTCGATCTGGCGCCGGACGGCCGCAGCGCGATCGTCGGCCTGCTGATCAACGGGGACGTGAATCTGCCTGCCAACGCCGTCGCGCGGTTGCGGCAGGCGAGCATCCTCGGCGAGAAGTTCGTCGAGCTCGCGCCGCCGGACGACGGCACCCCGAGCGGGCGGCTGGCCGACGGCGCGGTGATCCCCATCGCCAGTTCGTCGCTGACCCCGGAGATCGAAGAGGTCTTCGGCGCGCTTTCCCTGCTGCTCAATGGTGGAGGCGTCGCGCAGGTGCAGAACATCACCCGCGAACTCAACGACGCGCTCGGCGGCAAGGAAAGCGCGGCCCGCAGCCTGCTGTCCAATTTGGACACTTTCGTCCGCGGACTGGACGAGCACAAGGCGGAGATCACCCGCGCCATCGAGAGTGTCAACAAGCTCGCGGCGACGCTGAACGCGAACACCGACGAGATCAAGGCGACACTGAACGGGCTCACCCCCGGTATCGAGGTGCTGAACCAGCAGCGTCAAGCGCTGGTCGGAATGCTGAAATCGCTGGACGGGCTCACGTCGGTCGCGGTCGACACGGTGAACCGCAGCAAGGACGACCTCGTCGCCGATCTCAAAGCGCTCGAACCGTTGCTGCGGCGCCTGGCCGACTCCGGGGACAAACTGCCGAAGGCGATGGAGATGATCTTCACCTTCCCGTTCCCCGACGCCGCGCTCGACGCCATCCGCGGTGACTACCTGAACACCTTCCTGACCTTCAAGAACAGTGGTGGCCGCTGA
- a CDS encoding MCE family protein: MLTKFVRVQLVIFVVIAVLGTAYVGATYAGLDKLVLDRGYTVKMRLATGGGIFSNAEVTYRGVPIGRVGELRLTASGMEVDLEIDPGGPEVPADTEAVVANRSAVGEQYVDLRPRRADGARLQGGSVIAEADTKIPLPVDVVLSSVDSFANSVPKPALRTVVDELYNATSDAGPALDQLVGRGIEFVKEASAHVGPLTRFVTDAQTVLDTQVSQADAIRSFGANAKLLAATLKSSDGDLRRLIPAVPAAANEVSTLLRETGPSLGVLLANLLTTADVLETRQDGIEQLLVTAPKAVAAGHAIMGPDGAHVGLSLTFFDPPPCVTGYGTGYRDGLDTSARPLNTSARCALPKGNPTNVRGSQNVPGR; encoded by the coding sequence ATGCTGACCAAGTTCGTCCGCGTCCAGCTGGTGATCTTCGTGGTCATCGCGGTCCTCGGCACGGCGTATGTCGGCGCGACGTACGCCGGGCTGGACAAGCTGGTGCTCGACCGCGGGTACACCGTCAAAATGCGGCTCGCCACCGGAGGCGGCATCTTCAGCAACGCCGAGGTCACCTACCGGGGTGTGCCGATCGGCCGCGTCGGCGAACTGCGGCTGACCGCCTCCGGGATGGAGGTCGACCTCGAAATCGATCCGGGCGGCCCAGAAGTACCAGCGGACACCGAAGCCGTTGTGGCCAACCGATCCGCCGTCGGCGAGCAGTACGTCGACCTGCGTCCGCGCCGTGCCGACGGTGCCCGGCTGCAGGGCGGCTCGGTGATCGCCGAGGCGGACACGAAGATCCCGCTCCCGGTGGACGTCGTCCTGTCCAGTGTGGACTCTTTCGCCAACTCGGTGCCGAAGCCCGCACTGCGGACCGTGGTCGACGAGCTGTACAACGCGACGTCGGACGCGGGCCCGGCACTGGACCAGCTGGTCGGGCGGGGGATCGAGTTCGTGAAGGAGGCGAGCGCGCACGTCGGCCCGCTGACCAGGTTCGTGACCGACGCGCAGACCGTGCTCGACACCCAGGTCTCCCAGGCGGACGCGATCCGCTCGTTCGGCGCCAACGCGAAACTGCTGGCGGCGACGCTGAAAAGCTCCGACGGGGACCTGCGGCGGCTGATCCCGGCCGTGCCGGCGGCCGCGAACGAGGTCAGCACGCTCCTGCGGGAGACCGGGCCGAGTCTCGGTGTCCTGCTGGCGAACCTGCTGACCACCGCGGACGTCCTGGAAACGCGACAGGACGGTATCGAGCAGCTGCTGGTCACCGCCCCGAAAGCGGTCGCCGCGGGTCACGCGATCATGGGCCCGGACGGCGCGCACGTCGGCCTGTCGCTGACGTTCTTCGATCCGCCGCCGTGCGTCACCGGCTACGGCACCGGTTACCGCGACGGGCTCGACACGTCGGCACGTCCGTTGAACACCTCGGCGCGCTGCGCACTGCCCAAGGGCAATCCGACGAACGTGCGCGGTTCGCAGAACGTGCCGGGAAGGTGA
- a CDS encoding PucR family transcriptional regulator: MTRPQDGRSGVEATYGPLLTPARPGGSSGRPVQLWALLPRELATVFRPVLADVAGEVVREIQRTIPDYARPLDGAFGKALKTGVQMAFIQFVERIGNPEAPSEDRRAVFLSLGVQEFHQGRNVDVLQAAYRVGARVTWRRVAEAGRRAGVPSATLCLLAEAIFAYIDELSALSVEGHAEAREKAAGALERRRHRLMELLLTEPPSPPEVVKHAAELARWQLPDLLVAVALDQSADEAPAAAATALADFESTFPCLLLPAPQPEEREQFAEDLAGWRAAIGPAVPPAFAARSLRAAREALRLVDSGALADEPVTWCVDHLSRLWLLKEPFLAAELVRERLGPLAGLTGKQHSRLAGTLLAWLETCGNVREVAERLAVHPQTVRSRAQELEALFADGLRDPERRFEMILALRAAPS, from the coding sequence GTGACCCGACCGCAGGATGGTCGCAGCGGGGTCGAGGCGACGTACGGCCCGCTCCTCACGCCCGCTCGGCCGGGCGGGTCGAGCGGGCGTCCCGTCCAGCTCTGGGCGTTGCTGCCGAGAGAGCTGGCGACCGTGTTCCGGCCGGTACTGGCCGACGTGGCCGGGGAAGTGGTCCGCGAGATCCAGCGGACCATCCCCGACTACGCGCGACCGCTGGACGGCGCGTTCGGGAAGGCGCTCAAAACCGGCGTCCAGATGGCGTTCATCCAGTTCGTGGAGCGGATCGGGAACCCGGAAGCGCCGTCGGAGGACCGGCGGGCCGTGTTCCTGAGCCTGGGTGTCCAGGAGTTCCATCAGGGCCGCAACGTCGACGTCCTCCAGGCGGCGTACCGGGTCGGTGCCAGGGTGACCTGGCGCCGGGTGGCCGAGGCCGGACGCCGCGCGGGTGTCCCCTCGGCGACACTGTGCCTGCTCGCGGAGGCCATCTTCGCCTACATCGACGAGCTGTCCGCGCTGTCGGTCGAGGGCCACGCGGAAGCGCGGGAGAAGGCCGCGGGCGCGCTGGAGCGCCGGCGCCATCGGCTGATGGAGCTCCTGCTCACCGAGCCGCCTTCACCGCCCGAAGTCGTCAAACACGCCGCCGAACTGGCCCGCTGGCAACTACCGGACCTGCTCGTCGCCGTCGCCCTCGACCAGTCAGCGGACGAGGCTCCGGCGGCCGCCGCGACCGCACTGGCCGACTTCGAGAGCACCTTCCCCTGTCTGCTGCTCCCCGCGCCGCAACCGGAGGAACGGGAGCAGTTCGCCGAAGACCTGGCGGGCTGGCGGGCCGCGATCGGCCCCGCCGTCCCGCCCGCTTTCGCCGCGCGTTCCCTGCGGGCGGCGCGGGAAGCCCTGCGGCTCGTCGATTCCGGCGCGCTCGCCGACGAGCCCGTGACGTGGTGCGTCGACCATCTTTCGCGTCTGTGGCTGCTCAAGGAGCCGTTCCTGGCCGCCGAGCTGGTCCGGGAACGACTCGGCCCGCTGGCCGGGTTGACCGGGAAGCAGCATTCGCGCCTGGCCGGGACGCTGCTGGCGTGGCTGGAGACCTGCGGGAACGTCCGCGAGGTGGCCGAACGGCTCGCGGTGCATCCGCAGACTGTGCGGTCGCGCGCTCAGGAACTGGAGGCGCTGTTCGCGGACGGGCTGCGGGATCCCGAACGGCGGTTCGAGATGATCCTGGCCCTGCGGGCCGCCCCCTCCTGA
- a CDS encoding helix-turn-helix domain-containing protein: protein MRSTGANGLWASLPRDLGERFRPRADPLARAILQEVQRAVPEYAQPLEGAFGQIITQGIRQAILHCLDTIGQGTAALDKWSAVFRNLGKVEFKEGRSLDCLQTAYRVGGRVAWRHVSEFGQAIGADADLLCTAAEAIFAYVDEISALSIEGYTAAQERAAGTRARRRRRLLELMLSDPPSSPQSIASHAANAQWALPAEVTVVALERRPGPMDPDSADLDAAVLVDFEGTKPCLVTGDPEKHLKDLAERLPGWRAVIGPSVRLTEAPRSLMWARRTLRLVQRGVLPDNPVTRYSDHLSTLWLLADEFLVRELCTRSLAPFDDLTPKQRARLGETLLIWLQSRGSAPEIAKKLKVHPQTVRYRMHQLIDLFGDRLNNADDRLDMEIALRAEALLAED, encoded by the coding sequence GTGCGCAGCACCGGTGCGAACGGCCTGTGGGCGTCGCTGCCCAGAGACCTCGGCGAGCGGTTCCGGCCGCGCGCCGACCCCTTGGCACGAGCCATCCTTCAGGAGGTGCAACGAGCCGTTCCCGAATACGCGCAGCCGTTGGAAGGCGCGTTCGGACAGATCATCACGCAGGGTATCCGGCAGGCGATCCTGCACTGCCTCGACACCATCGGTCAGGGGACGGCCGCGCTCGACAAGTGGTCGGCGGTGTTCCGCAACCTCGGCAAGGTCGAGTTCAAAGAGGGCCGCAGCCTCGACTGCCTGCAGACGGCCTACCGCGTCGGCGGTCGCGTCGCGTGGCGGCACGTTTCGGAATTCGGGCAGGCGATCGGAGCGGACGCCGATCTCCTGTGCACCGCGGCCGAGGCGATCTTCGCTTACGTGGACGAGATTTCCGCACTGTCCATCGAGGGCTACACGGCCGCGCAGGAACGGGCCGCGGGCACCAGGGCGAGACGCAGGCGCAGGCTCCTCGAACTGATGCTCTCCGATCCGCCGTCCTCACCGCAGTCGATCGCGTCCCACGCGGCGAACGCCCAGTGGGCGCTGCCCGCCGAGGTCACCGTCGTCGCGCTGGAGCGGCGGCCCGGCCCGATGGACCCCGACAGCGCCGACCTGGACGCCGCCGTCCTGGTCGACTTCGAGGGCACCAAGCCCTGCCTGGTCACCGGAGACCCCGAAAAGCACCTGAAGGACCTCGCTGAGCGGCTTCCCGGCTGGCGCGCGGTGATCGGCCCGTCCGTGCGGCTCACCGAGGCGCCGCGCTCCCTGATGTGGGCGCGCCGCACGCTGCGGCTGGTCCAGCGAGGGGTCCTTCCGGACAATCCGGTCACGAGGTACAGCGATCACCTGTCCACCCTGTGGCTGCTCGCCGACGAGTTCCTGGTCCGTGAGCTGTGCACGCGCAGCCTCGCCCCGTTCGACGACCTCACGCCCAAACAGCGGGCGCGGCTCGGGGAGACGTTGCTGATCTGGTTGCAGTCCCGTGGCAGCGCTCCCGAGATCGCGAAGAAGCTCAAGGTCCACCCGCAGACCGTCCGGTACCGCATGCACCAGCTGATCGATCTGTTCGGCGACCGGTTGAACAACGCCGACGACCGGCTCGACATGGAGATCGCCCTGCGTGCGGAGGCGTTGCTCGCCGAGGACTGA
- a CDS encoding alpha/beta fold hydrolase: MALEARTLTLHGQEIRLREYLPSTKDSIGEPLVLLHGISGSGDTWAPLLEHFERTGFGRRVLVPDLPGHGDSGAPRADYGLGAMASVVRDVLALTGNRHATIAGHSLGGGIAMQFAYQFPEMCARLVLVGSAGLDPQVTPVLRATALPGATVTLSLAVNRGTVAIARGLAAACRSLGGKLSPETRELTRHLSSLSDPGRRRAFLFIARSLIDLRGQRASAIDKLYLAREVPTLVVWGAHDQLIPVAHGRKTAELLPNSRLTVFENAKHFPHVADPARFGGEIERFLAETVPARLSLDEVVEVLIRASEAAEALEKVPEKLSSGRHLRPA, encoded by the coding sequence ATGGCCCTCGAAGCGCGCACACTGACCCTGCACGGGCAGGAAATCCGGCTGCGGGAATACCTTCCGTCCACAAAGGACTCCATCGGTGAGCCGCTCGTGCTGCTGCACGGGATCTCGGGCAGCGGTGACACCTGGGCCCCGCTGCTCGAGCACTTCGAGCGGACCGGGTTCGGGCGCCGCGTCCTCGTCCCCGATCTTCCTGGCCACGGCGATTCGGGAGCACCACGGGCCGACTACGGCCTCGGCGCGATGGCCAGCGTGGTCCGGGACGTCCTCGCGCTCACCGGGAACCGGCACGCGACCATCGCCGGTCATTCCCTCGGCGGCGGGATCGCGATGCAGTTCGCCTACCAGTTCCCCGAGATGTGCGCCCGGCTGGTGCTCGTGGGCAGTGCCGGGCTCGACCCGCAGGTGACCCCGGTGCTGCGCGCGACGGCACTGCCGGGAGCCACCGTGACACTCTCCCTCGCGGTCAACCGGGGCACCGTCGCGATCGCGCGCGGACTCGCCGCGGCCTGCCGCTCCCTCGGCGGGAAGCTCTCCCCCGAGACACGTGAGCTGACCAGGCATCTTTCGTCACTGTCCGATCCGGGCAGGCGGCGGGCGTTCCTGTTCATCGCGCGCAGCCTGATCGACCTCCGGGGGCAGCGCGCGAGCGCGATCGACAAGCTCTACCTCGCCAGGGAGGTGCCGACGCTGGTCGTCTGGGGCGCCCACGACCAGCTCATCCCGGTCGCCCACGGCCGGAAGACGGCCGAGCTGCTGCCGAACAGCCGCTTGACGGTGTTCGAAAATGCGAAACACTTTCCACATGTGGCCGACCCGGCCCGGTTCGGCGGCGAGATCGAACGCTTCCTCGCCGAGACCGTGCCCGCCCGGTTGAGCCTCGACGAGGTCGTCGAGGTGCTCATCCGCGCCAGTGAGGCGGCGGAGGCGCTCGAGAAGGTCCCGGAAAAGTTGTCATCCGGACGCCATTTGAGGCCCGCCTAA
- a CDS encoding PucR family transcriptional regulator, translated as MVFVVEYRSFGMLATLPRSLGEELRPYTGHAAAAMIKQVQRSVSAYAQPLRGVFGRALVVSCERAVRHYVDCIGTPDLPHDRWIDFYRRRGRIEFTEGRNLEPLHDSATIGARTAWRAMLPIVRGLGVSPGVVALAAESVFVYVDELCATAIEGYQQAEAKAAGAIPLRRRRLLDLIAQAPEGSACSIASLADGAGWRVPGAAAMVALHRAPGAPEFPAHLLDDTVLLDLDADEPYLLTADPDTDLAPLKGALDGWRVAVSPVVPLADAPAALRTARRALLLTSEDAPGPVIWCRDHLATLWLLAEDFLGAEMAKQSLDPFTSLSAKQQERLSETLLAWLETRGGAPEIAQRLGVHPQTVRNRLRQLEELFGDRLRDADDRLGMQLALRAQRLMRAHRRDGERGN; from the coding sequence GTGGTCTTCGTGGTCGAGTACCGCAGTTTCGGCATGCTGGCGACGCTGCCGCGTTCGCTCGGCGAAGAACTGCGTCCGTATACCGGTCACGCCGCGGCCGCCATGATCAAGCAGGTGCAGCGGTCGGTCAGCGCGTACGCGCAGCCGTTGCGCGGCGTCTTCGGCCGCGCACTGGTCGTCTCCTGCGAGCGGGCGGTGCGGCATTACGTCGACTGCATCGGCACCCCGGACCTCCCGCACGATCGCTGGATCGACTTCTACCGCAGGCGCGGGCGGATCGAGTTCACCGAGGGCCGGAACCTGGAACCGTTGCACGACAGCGCGACCATCGGCGCGCGGACGGCGTGGCGGGCGATGCTGCCCATCGTGCGCGGGCTCGGCGTCAGCCCAGGGGTCGTCGCCCTCGCGGCGGAGTCGGTCTTCGTCTACGTCGACGAACTGTGCGCCACGGCGATCGAGGGATACCAGCAGGCGGAGGCCAAGGCGGCGGGCGCGATCCCGCTCCGGCGCCGTCGCCTGCTGGACCTGATCGCCCAGGCACCGGAAGGGTCCGCGTGCAGTATCGCCAGCCTGGCCGACGGTGCCGGCTGGCGGGTTCCGGGGGCCGCGGCCATGGTCGCGCTTCACCGCGCTCCGGGCGCGCCGGAGTTCCCCGCTCATCTCCTGGACGACACCGTGCTGCTCGACCTGGACGCCGACGAGCCGTACCTGCTCACCGCGGATCCCGACACCGATCTCGCGCCGCTGAAGGGCGCGCTGGACGGGTGGCGCGTGGCCGTCTCCCCCGTCGTCCCGCTCGCCGATGCCCCGGCCGCCCTCCGCACCGCCCGCCGCGCCCTCCTGTTGACCAGCGAGGACGCGCCCGGCCCGGTCATCTGGTGCCGGGACCACCTCGCGACGCTCTGGCTGCTGGCCGAGGACTTCCTCGGCGCCGAGATGGCCAAGCAGAGCCTCGACCCGTTCACGTCGCTGAGCGCGAAACAACAGGAGCGGCTCAGCGAAACCCTGCTGGCCTGGCTGGAGACCCGCGGCGGGGCACCGGAGATCGCCCAGCGGCTGGGCGTGCATCCGCAGACCGTGCGGAACCGTCTCCGTCAGCTGGAAGAGCTGTTCGGCGACCGGCTCAGGGACGCGGACGACCGGCTGGGCATGCAACTCGCGCTGCGCGCGCAGCGGCTCATGCGCGCCCACCGCCGCGACGGCGAGCGAGGGAACTGA
- a CDS encoding PucR family transcriptional regulator, translating into MTWQPVGALWARLPRELGDAVRPRIPVIARHCVESVMSEIGECAEVFSDGEARAAAVELTRRSIERAIDRVGVPELLQNDLPADFRAQGRTAFHQGLSREAAQAAFRVSSRVLWRSIATAGRQLRLSGDVLYGAAECLFGDVVEVTMALTDGYNAAEAESTGPAEQRARLFRLLTGGAGYSQADAGALAVAIGWRIPRRVTAVVFTAAPGAPAFPSALLPPAVPADLVSDTPGALVTCPDADLDTLRELPSGWTATVGVAVPPEQAAESFRIARRASELAQRGMITTVGPVLWCEEHLTTLLLLADEFLLDQLAGEALEPLSGLAPRQHGELSATLLTQVQTRGSAPEIARQLAVHPQTVRARLRRLTELFGERLDDPDQRLRIELALRAERLRPADA; encoded by the coding sequence GTGACCTGGCAGCCCGTTGGCGCGTTGTGGGCACGCCTGCCGAGGGAACTCGGTGACGCCGTCCGGCCGCGGATCCCGGTGATCGCCCGGCACTGCGTCGAAAGCGTGATGTCCGAGATCGGCGAATGCGCCGAAGTGTTCAGCGACGGCGAGGCCCGTGCGGCCGCTGTCGAGCTGACCAGGCGCAGTATCGAACGCGCCATCGACAGGGTCGGCGTCCCCGAGTTGTTGCAGAACGACCTGCCGGCGGATTTCCGCGCGCAGGGCCGGACGGCGTTCCATCAAGGACTCAGCCGTGAGGCCGCGCAGGCGGCGTTCAGGGTCTCGAGCCGGGTGCTGTGGCGTTCGATCGCGACGGCAGGCCGTCAGCTCCGGCTCTCGGGCGACGTCCTCTACGGCGCGGCGGAATGCCTCTTCGGTGACGTCGTCGAGGTGACGATGGCGCTGACGGACGGATACAACGCCGCGGAGGCCGAGTCGACAGGACCGGCCGAGCAGCGGGCCCGGTTGTTCCGGCTGCTGACCGGTGGCGCGGGGTACAGCCAGGCCGACGCCGGCGCGCTCGCCGTCGCCATCGGCTGGCGGATCCCACGGCGCGTCACCGCGGTCGTCTTCACCGCGGCGCCCGGCGCGCCCGCGTTCCCGTCGGCGCTCCTGCCCCCGGCGGTTCCCGCGGACCTCGTCTCCGACACGCCCGGCGCGCTGGTGACCTGTCCCGACGCCGACCTCGACACCTTGCGGGAACTGCCTTCCGGCTGGACGGCGACGGTCGGGGTGGCCGTCCCGCCGGAGCAGGCCGCCGAATCGTTCCGGATCGCGCGCCGCGCGTCGGAGCTGGCCCAGCGGGGGATGATCACCACGGTCGGGCCGGTGCTGTGGTGCGAGGAGCACCTCACCACACTGCTGCTGCTCGCCGACGAGTTCCTGCTGGACCAGCTGGCCGGAGAGGCGCTGGAACCGTTGTCCGGCCTGGCGCCGCGGCAGCATGGCGAGCTGTCGGCGACCCTGCTCACGCAGGTGCAGACGCGGGGGAGCGCGCCCGAGATCGCCCGGCAGCTCGCCGTGCACCCGCAGACGGTGCGGGCCCGCCTGCGGCGGCTCACGGAGTTGTTCGGCGAACGGCTGGACGATCCGGATCAGCGGCTGCGGATCGAACTGGCGCTGCGCGCGGAACGGCTGCGGCCCGCGGACGCCTGA
- a CDS encoding GtrA family protein: MLRTAPASFVDQVATGGARAGKRRELLRFATVGLAAFVLTLGTNYGLKLTVLQEKPVTALAIATVVATAFAYLLSRRWAFHTRGGRRGLHEATLFFAVNAIAVTINLCPPLISRYVLRLEVPEVSFVAQEIADFVSGMLLGTAAGSAFRWWGYRRWVFPVAGARQASAGRSRSARSASSIRSR, from the coding sequence GTGCTCAGAACCGCCCCTGCGTCCTTTGTGGACCAAGTGGCGACCGGCGGTGCGCGAGCCGGGAAGCGGCGTGAGCTGCTCCGGTTCGCCACCGTCGGCCTCGCCGCTTTCGTCCTCACCCTCGGGACCAACTACGGGCTGAAGCTCACCGTCCTGCAAGAGAAACCGGTCACGGCACTGGCCATCGCGACCGTCGTGGCGACGGCCTTCGCGTATCTGCTTTCCCGGCGCTGGGCGTTCCACACCCGCGGCGGCAGGCGCGGCCTCCACGAGGCGACGCTCTTCTTCGCCGTCAACGCGATCGCCGTGACGATCAACCTGTGCCCGCCGCTGATCTCGCGCTACGTCCTGCGTCTCGAGGTCCCTGAGGTGAGCTTCGTCGCGCAGGAGATCGCCGACTTCGTCAGCGGGATGCTGCTGGGCACCGCGGCGGGTTCGGCGTTCCGCTGGTGGGGCTACCGGCGCTGGGTCTTCCCGGTCGCCGGCGCCCGTCAGGCGTCCGCGGGCCGCAGCCGTTCCGCGCGCAGCGCCAGTTCGATCCGCAGCCGCTGA
- a CDS encoding lipase family protein — MPISFPRPSRRLLAAAVAIVLSAGLLTVLGWSPANSATPAASDDSFYTPPSPLPAGKPGDVIRSRVSKAGPRKDSVNAWQVMYLSTDALGRPDAVTGTVLVPKNADPAKAPIVSFAAGTHGPAFDCTPSKMIDIGAFYEQSGLDDALDAGYAVALTDYEGYRQDPKTTYVVGRSEGPAVIDAVRAAQRLPEAKLSTDAKVAFRGYSQGGGAAAWAGELQPTYAPELNLVGVAAGGVPADLVQVTLQLDGKAGFGVFAYALVGLDNAYPELKLDSFLSDNGRVKLAEMQKSACTFELLTTYANQKIADYTTSAGYVRPEWVKRLNENKLGVTPPKVPVFLYHATQDQLVQFAQADALHKAYCAAGVKTTWKTFDTDHITAVYTGNADVLAFLKDRVAGVPATSNC, encoded by the coding sequence GTGCCGATCTCGTTCCCCCGCCCGTCCCGGCGGCTGCTCGCCGCCGCGGTGGCGATCGTCCTGTCCGCCGGTCTGCTGACCGTGCTGGGCTGGAGCCCGGCGAACTCCGCCACCCCGGCGGCGTCCGACGATTCGTTCTACACCCCGCCGTCCCCGCTCCCGGCGGGCAAGCCGGGTGACGTCATCCGCTCGCGGGTCTCGAAAGCCGGTCCGCGCAAGGATTCCGTCAACGCGTGGCAGGTGATGTACCTGTCGACGGACGCCCTCGGGCGGCCGGACGCGGTGACCGGGACGGTGCTGGTGCCGAAGAACGCGGACCCGGCCAAAGCGCCGATCGTCTCGTTCGCGGCAGGCACGCACGGTCCGGCGTTCGACTGCACGCCGTCGAAGATGATCGACATCGGCGCGTTCTACGAGCAGTCCGGCCTCGACGACGCGCTCGACGCCGGATACGCCGTCGCGCTCACCGACTACGAGGGCTACCGCCAGGATCCGAAGACGACGTACGTGGTCGGGCGTTCGGAAGGCCCGGCGGTGATCGACGCCGTCCGCGCCGCGCAGCGCCTGCCGGAGGCGAAACTGTCCACCGACGCCAAGGTGGCCTTCCGCGGGTATTCGCAGGGTGGCGGGGCGGCGGCCTGGGCCGGCGAACTGCAACCGACGTACGCGCCGGAGCTGAACCTCGTCGGCGTCGCCGCCGGCGGTGTGCCCGCCGACCTCGTCCAGGTCACACTGCAACTCGACGGGAAAGCGGGTTTCGGCGTCTTCGCCTACGCCCTCGTCGGCCTGGACAACGCGTACCCCGAGCTGAAACTGGACTCCTTCCTCAGTGACAACGGCCGCGTGAAGCTGGCGGAGATGCAGAAGAGCGCGTGCACGTTCGAACTGCTCACCACCTACGCGAACCAGAAGATCGCCGACTACACGACCAGCGCCGGGTACGTCCGGCCGGAATGGGTGAAGCGGCTCAACGAGAACAAGCTCGGCGTCACTCCCCCCAAGGTCCCGGTGTTCCTCTATCACGCCACCCAGGACCAGCTCGTGCAGTTCGCCCAGGCCGACGCGCTGCACAAGGCCTACTGCGCCGCCGGGGTCAAGACCACCTGGAAGACCTTCGACACCGACCACATCACGGCGGTCTACACCGGCAACGCCGACGTGCTCGCCTTCCTCAAGGACCGGGTCGCGGGCGTCCCGGCGACGTCGAACTGCTGA